One stretch of Zingiber officinale cultivar Zhangliang chromosome 6B, Zo_v1.1, whole genome shotgun sequence DNA includes these proteins:
- the LOC121990035 gene encoding protein MIZU-KUSSEI 1-like, translating to MRTMIDLGSHRGTGLYIIDTATDVDCTKDVRLGRRFFRSLIERVVPCCAVLPISNTSSDDSESDNNSTTNNIITSAPAAAAATTTVTGTFFGHRRGRLRFCVHDHPAAASSPLLLMEFTVPTAYLAREMQHGLLRVALESGGGGRRGPLLGAPVWTMYCNGRKVGFAIRRRATESDAEVFRMMRSVSAGTGVLPSPAAAATGEAGELLYLRASFERVIGSTDSESFHMIDPAGESGAQQLSIFLFRTRFQ from the coding sequence ATGAGGACGATGATCGACTTGGGTAGCCATCGAGGCACCGGCCTCTACATCATCGATACCGCCACCGACGTCGATTGCACCAAGGATGTCCGCCTCGGCCGCCGCTTCTTCCGCAGCCTCATCGAGCGCGTCGTCCCCTGCTGCGCCGTCCTCCCCATCTCCAACACTTCGTCCGACGACTCCGAATCCGACAACAACTCCACTACCAATAATATAATCACTTCCGCTCCCGCCGCAGCCGCCGCCACTACCACCGTCACCGGCACTTTCTTCGGCCACCGCCGCGGCCGCCTCCGGTTCTGCGTCCACGACCACCCCGCCGCCGCCTCCTCGCCGCTGCTGCTGATGGAGTTCACGGTGCCCACGGCGTACCTCGCGCGGGAGATGCAGCACGGCCTGCTGCGCGTCGCCCTGgagagcggcggcggcggccgccGCGGGCCGCTGCTCGGCGCGCCGGTGTGGACGATGTACTGCAACGGGCGGAAGGTGGGGTTCGCGATCCGGAGGCGGGCGACAGAGTCCGACGCGGAGGTGTTCAGGATGATGCGCTCGGTCTCTGCCGGCACCGGGGTTCTGCCTtcccccgccgccgccgccacggGCGAGGCAGGGGAGCTGCTCTACCTGAGGGCCAGCTTCGAGCGAGTCATCGGCTCAACAGACTCGGAGTCGTTCCACATGATCGACCCGGCGGGGGAAAGCGGAGCACAGCAGCTCAGCATCTTTCTCTTCAGAACTCGATTTCAATAG